Sequence from the Terriglobales bacterium genome:
GAAGCCCAGCTGATGCGCTTCTTCCGCCGTCAGCGCCTCGCCCGTCAGGATGAGCTCATACGTCTTCTTCGGCCCGATGAGCTGCGGCAGCATGATGGCCGCGAACGGCGGGAAGATGCCGAGCTTCACCTCGGGCTGCGCGAACTTCGCCTTGGGCGTCGCGATCACCATGTCGGCGAACGCCACCAGCTCCGAGCCCGCCCCGATCGCCGGCCCGTTCACGATCACGATCAGCGGCTTCGAGATCTCCGTGATCGCCTGGAACACGCGGTTGAACGCGTCCAGCGTCTGGAACACGCGGTCGGCCTTCGAGTCCTCCAGGCCGATGCCCGCCGAGAACGTCTTCTGGTTCGACTCCAGCAGGATGGCCTTGATCTCGCCGCGGCCGTTCAGGCTCTCGATCGCCTCGGCCAGCTCCGTCATCAGCGGCACCGTCAGCACGTTGTACGGCGGATGGTTCAGCGTGATGCGCGCGATGAACGTGGACGTGTCGAACTGGATGAGCTTGAACGCCTTCTTTTCCGGCTTTGGTTCCTGCACCTCGACTGCGGGGACTGCCATGGGCCACCTCGATGTTTCTGCGCACTGCTGGGGGTCGCGGAGCGTGATTATC
This genomic interval carries:
- a CDS encoding enoyl-CoA hydratase/isomerase family protein, yielding MAVPAVEVQEPKPEKKAFKLIQFDTSTFIARITLNHPPYNVLTVPLMTELAEAIESLNGRGEIKAILLESNQKTFSAGIGLEDSKADRVFQTLDAFNRVFQAITEISKPLIVIVNGPAIGAGSELVAFADMVIATPKAKFAQPEVKLGIFPPFAAIMLPQLIGPKKTYELILTGEALTAEEAHQLGFVNKVVSEADLPKTVADVIAKIGEFSAPVLEMTKKVISSSMGLPLKEAMKKSQDVYLNQLMALEDVQEGLRAVLEKRKPVWKNK